In the Carboxydothermus hydrogenoformans Z-2901 genome, CCTGGGGCGTTACCTTCACCGGTTCCATCCCCATAAAGCTCCAAAAAGTGTCGTCCCGCAAAAGTTTTAACAAATCTCCCTGCATTTTCCCCCTCTTTTCTCTATTTTTTTGCTAACCTAAAATTCGCCGCTGAACTTAATTCACCTTCTTGACTATTCCGATTTTTTTACTTATAATTAAATTGAAAATGATTTTCAATTTCAAGGAGGTTTTTCTATGGTTAAAAGATTTTCTTTAATAGTCGTTATTGTTACCCTGCTTACTTTTGTCTTTACCTTTCCCTCTTTTGCCGAAAACCCTATCGGAGAGTACCAAAATCTCTTAAAAAGCCTTTATCAAGAAGCCAAAGAAGGTGAATGGGGGGAGGCTCAGGAACTTGCTTCTAAACTCCAAACTTTTTTTGAAAACGAGGAAAAAGAAATTAAAGAATTAAGCCCAAAACTTTATGAAGAATCGGAAGAATATTTGCCAAAAATTATCAAGTACGCTTCTAAAAAAGACTTCGAAGAGCTTTCCGAGTACTATGAGAAATTAACAGGAGCTTTTCCCTCCAGTGAAAAGAAAGAAGGTTTTGCCGGTCTTTTTGATAGCGCTTTGATAATTCTCAGGGAAGGATTTGAAGCTTTTCTAATCATAGGCGCGCTCTGGGCGTTTTTGCAAAAAGCCGGACAGGAAAACCTTAAAGGAAGTCTTATCCTGGGTGCAGTTACAGGAGTAGCCGGTAGCATTGCTGTTGCTTTTTTCCTCCTATCCGCTGCCGGTAAAGCTCTACCTCCAGCGGCATTAGAAGGTTTATCCTCGATTATTGCAGCAGCTCTTCTTTTTTATGTAAGTTTCTGGCTTCTTTCCAAAGCAAGCACCCACAGGTGGGAAGAGTTCATTAAAAATACCGCAAACCAGGCTTTAATCAGGAAAAGCTACTGGTCCTTTTTCGGCGTCTCATTTTTGGCGGTATTTCGGGAGGGTTTTGAAACTGTATTATTTTACACCGCTCTCTACCACCAGGTAAGCCCCTCAGGCTTCTGGAGCGGGCTTATTTCCGGTGCCCTTGGTCTTGTAGTATTAGTTTTTGCCATCGTTAAGCTCGGGGTAAAGATACCCCTTCGTCCCTTTTTCCTGGCTACCGGAATCCTCCTCTATTATCTAACCATTAAATTTGCCGGTTACGGCGTTCATGAGCTGGCAGAAATAGGCTGGATTTCGGAAACCAAGCTGGGTAATTTTAGCTTAAGCTTGCTTGGTTTTTACCCCACTTTAGAAAATTTAATTGTTCAGGGAATTCTGTTAGTAATAGGTATTTATGGAATTGGTAAAATCTTAACCAATCCCCCACAAGCCACTTAAATAATTTTGAAAGGCGGCCAATGCCGCCTTTTTTCTTTGCAAAGGTGAAATTTAAAGAAATTTTTAGCAATAATTCATTTTTTAGTTTTAACCATTATTTTTGGCGCTTTTCTCTTATTTTTGACTATTTTTGACTTTTGCATATTGGTCAGGAAAGGTCAATAATTATAGGTGAAAGGTCAAGGAAAGTTAAAATAAAATATAAAAAAGATACCCGGAGGTGGTTGGTATGCTCATGAGATTTGATCCCTTCAAAGAAATCTTTGATTTAAATCGCTGGTTTGCCGAAGCCTTTACTCCAATTAACAGAAGCCTTTCTCTACCAAGAGTTGACATCTTAGATAACGGAGATGAGCTTTTAGTTAAAGCAGAGCTTCCAGGTATTGAAGATAAGAACCAAATCGAACTCTACGTCCAAAACGATTATTTAATCATTAAAGGTCAGGTTCAGGATGAAACCGAAGCCAAAACCGACAGATACTATCGCAAAGAAAGATTCACCGGTAGCTTTGAAAGGGTAGTTTACCTGCCGGTGGAAGTGGAACCTGCCAAAGCCACTGCTGAATATAAAAACGGCATTTTAAACATCAAGCTTAAAAAAGCCCAAGGTAACCCCCAGGGATTTAAAGTAGATATCAACTAATCCCCCCTCCCTCCTTCCCCGAAGATTTACCGCTTCGGGGTTTTTTCTTTTTAAAAAATATGTTTTAATAGTAATGTTGGACGGGAGGGAGAATATTTGAATTATAATTATAACAAAATTCGTTATGCGATTGCTTTTGGCCATTTCTGGATAGATTTTTACGCCAACGTCTTAGCTTCTACCATGTACCTTTTAGCCCGGGACTTACACTTAAGCCTTACCCGCCAGGGAATTCTGGTAGCGGTTGTTTCGTTTGCCGGTTCGGTCATGCAACCGTACCTGGGTTATCTGGTGGATAAAAAAGGAAAAAGCACCCATCTCTTATTCAGCCTTTTGCTAATGGGATTACTTACTACCGCCACCGGACTGTTTCAAAATTTTTATCCCGTTTTAATCCTTTTTACCCTCGGCGCCTTAGGCTCAGCCCTTTATCACCCCTTAGGGTCTGTGCTTACAACCAGCATCAGCGAAAAGAAAAACACCGCTGTTTCTTTTTACGTCACCTGGGGAAATATCGGCTACTCCATAGCCCCGGTAATTCTGGTGCCGGTGGTAGAAGCTTTGGGACGAAAAGGGCTTTTACTTTTTTCTCTGCCTATGTTTTTAGCACTAATATTCCTCTATTTATCAAAAAGCCACCAGCTACCCCTTCCCCACGAAGAGCGTAAAGAAACTCTACCCTCCTTTCGGGCCACGATTAAAAGCGCCTTTACCGGCCTTCTGCTTTTAAACTTAATCGTTTGGGGCCGTGCCTGGATCCAGGTAGCCCTTGGCAACTATTCCATTCAGTATTTCCTGCATCAGGGGCTTTCGGCCAACCAGAGCAGTATCCTTCTTTCGGCTTATCTTTTGGCCGGAACAGCAGGGGTGGTAGCGGGTGGTTTTGTAAGTGAAAAGCACGGAGAAAGGTTTACCCTGCTTGCTACTTTCCTTTTGTCCGGAGCTACGTTAATAATGATGTTTTTCACTCCACCACCTTTTTCTTATCTTGGCATGCTTATAACCGGCTTTCTTTTAAACATGTCCTTCCCGGCCACCATCGTTATGGGGCAAAACTTAATCCCGGAAAACGCCGGAATGGTTTCCGGGATGATGATGGGGCTGGCTTTTGGTCTTGGCGGTATGGGTGCTATGCTTACCGGTACGGTGGCTGATTATACCAGTCTTGCTTTTTCTTTAAAACTGTTGGTGGTGATTCCCTTTATTATCTCCGCTTTAACGTTAGTTTATTTTCAAAAAATTTCCCTGCCTAAACCCAAAATAAAATAATTTTTGACATATTTAGATTTTTCCTGTATATTTAAGTTAAATTTATTTTTTTGGAGGTTTTGCGATTTGCGCAAGTTTAAGATTTTCACCGATAGTACCCTGGATTTACCCGAAGAAATTTTAAACGAAGAGGGAATTGAGATTATTCCTCTTTCCGTTCATTTTCCCGACGGCAAGAGCTATCTTGATCGCCTGGAAATTTCCGCTAAAGAGTTTTTAGCCAGGATGAAAGAATACGTCGAATTACCTAAAACCAGTCAACCATCCCCCCATCACTTTTTAGAAGCTTTTAAAAATGCCGTACACCAATTGGAAAACGTCGGCGAGGTAGTTTTTTTAGGGGTTTCGTCCCGGCTTTCCGGAACCTTTCAAACTGCTAAAATGGCTGCAGAAATGGTCAGCAAAAAAATCACCGTTATTGATTCAAAAACTGGGTCCCTGGGACTTGGGATTTTAGCCTTAAAGGTTGCGGAATGGTTAAAAGAAGGGATAAACCGGGAAGAACTTTTACACCGGATAGAAAAATTTAAAGAAGAGCATCGGCTCTTTTTTACCGTGGAAACCATGGAAAACCTGGTCAAAGGCGGGCGGATTTCCCGGATGAAAGAAAAGGTAGCTAATTTTTTAAATATAAAACCTATCTTTCACCGGACACCTGAAGGCGAAATAGCTCATTTAGAAAATGTCCGGGGGCGAAAAAGAGCCATCCAGAGACTAATTGAGCTTGCCGAACAACATGGGAAAGATTTTGAACAAAAAATTGTCGGTATAACTCACGCCGGCGCTTTGGAAGAGGCGCTTTTGTTGAAGGAAAAACTTCTGGAACGGTTAAAGCCGAAAAAAATTATCCTTTCCGAATTAAGTCCAGCACTGGCCACCCATGGCGGAGAAGGTACTTTACTGGTGACTTATTAAAAATAAGGGGACGGTTCAGAGCAGCAAAATGGATGCTTTAAGAACCGTCCCTTCCGTTTACTGTATTTCTATGCGGCGGGCCCGGGGATTGTTTTTGCCGGATTTTTTCATCCGCACCTCTAAAATGCCGTTTTGGTAAGAAGCCCGGGCATGATCCGGTTCAACTTCCGCCGGTAAAGCGATAGTTCTTGAAAATTTGCCGTAATAACGTTCACTCCGGTAAAACCGCTCTTGCTTTCTCTCCCGTTCATCCCGGATCTCGCCTCTTAAGGTAAGGCTTTCCGGCTCCACGATTACTTCAAGGTCTTCTTTGGCATTTAGTCCCGGTATTTCCGCCCGAACAACTACGTCTGCCCCTTCTTCAAAAATTTCCACCCGCGGGCTAAAGAGTCTTGCAGGGTTAAAGGGTTCCAAAAAATCTCCCCGTTCAAAAAACCGTTCCATCTGGTTTTTAAAATTTAACATTTCCCGCCAGGGATCAAAAGGTATAAGCATTTTCTCACCTCCATTTAATTAGCATGGAGGCTTTTTTATTTTTTATACGAAATTAATTTAAAGGCACCACCGCACCATTGTATTTTTCATTGATAAACTTCTTGATTTCTTCGGACTTTAAAGCTTCCGACAGTTTTTTAATTTCTTCGCGATTTTCATCGCCTTTGCGCACAGCCAAAACGTTGCCAAAAGTCTCGGCCGCTTCCGAATTGGCATCTTCGGCAATTAACGCATCTTTAGGAGTAAGCTTAGCTTCCTGGGCATAGTTGCCGTTAATCACCGCTCCATCAAGGTCATCCAGGGACCGCGGCAGCTGGGCTGCTTCTAATTCCACCACTTCCACTTTCTTGGAAGTTATATCCTTTACCGTTGCTTTGATCCCCACACCCGGTTTTAAGGTAATAAGCCCTGCTTTTTCCAAGAGAGCCAAAGCCCGCCCACCGTTGGTAGGATCGTTCGGAATACCAATTTTGGCTCCCGGTTTAAACTCGTCAATACTCTTTACCTTTTTGGAATAAAGCCCCATCGGCTCAAAATGGACTTTTACCGTCCAGGTAAGGTTAAGCCCCCGGTCTTTATTAAATTGCTCTAAATACGGGACGTGCTGAAAATAGTTGGCATCCAGCTCTTTTTCCGCCAAAGCGATATTGGGCTTTACATAGTCGGTAAACTCGATAATCTCCAGTTTGATGCCTTCCTTTTCTAAAATCGGCTGCACCTGCCGTAAAATTTCCGCGTGAGGTACCGGGGTCGCCCCAACTTTTAAAACTTTTTCGGTAGCTTTTTGGCTTCCGCAGCCAAAAAGGCCCAGAGTTAAAATTAGCACTAAGGCTACCAAAACTTTTTTCATTTTAACTCCTCCTCCTTAATTATTTTGTTTTATATTTACGGGCCAAAAAATTGCCCGTAGCCTGCACAATCTCCACCAGAGCTACCAAAATAGCCACGGTTATGAGCATCACATCCGTTTGAAAGCGCATATAACCATACCGGACACCGAGGTCGCCCAGCCCTCCTCCACCAATGGCTCCGGCCATGGCCGAATACCCGATTATAGCTATTGCAGTATTGGTTAAACTCAAAATAATTCCGGCTCGGGCTTCCGGCAAAAGTACTTTGAAAATTACCTGCCGGTTATTTGCCCCCATGGCCCGGGCCGCTTCTACCACTCCGGGGTCAACTTCCCTGAGATTGGCCTCAATTAACCGGGCAACAAAAGGCGCCGCCCCTATTGTTAAGGGTACTATCGCTGCGCTGCTACCGATAGAGGTCCCGGCAATAAGCCGGGTTAAAGGAGTTACCGCCAGCATCAGAATTACAAAAGGCGCCGAACGCAGGACATTTACTACCGAACCCAGAATGCTGTAAATTACCGGATTGGGCATTATCCCACCATTTGAAACGGCATTTAAGAGAACTCCCACCGGAATACCAATTACCGCTGCAAAGAAAAGAGATACTCCGGTCATATAAAGGGTTTCATAGGTAGCCTTCAGGATTTCCGGCCAGTATTCCACTTCTACACCACCTCCAGCTTCACCGAAAGCTCGTGCAAAATTTGCCGGACCTTGTCTCGTCTG is a window encoding:
- a CDS encoding methionine ABC transporter permease, with protein sequence MEYWPEILKATYETLYMTGVSLFFAAVIGIPVGVLLNAVSNGGIMPNPVIYSILGSVVNVLRSAPFVILMLAVTPLTRLIAGTSIGSSAAIVPLTIGAAPFVARLIEANLREVDPGVVEAARAMGANNRQVIFKVLLPEARAGIILSLTNTAIAIIGYSAMAGAIGGGGLGDLGVRYGYMRFQTDVMLITVAILVALVEIVQATGNFLARKYKTK
- a CDS encoding MetQ/NlpA family ABC transporter substrate-binding protein, encoding MKKVLVALVLILTLGLFGCGSQKATEKVLKVGATPVPHAEILRQVQPILEKEGIKLEIIEFTDYVKPNIALAEKELDANYFQHVPYLEQFNKDRGLNLTWTVKVHFEPMGLYSKKVKSIDEFKPGAKIGIPNDPTNGGRALALLEKAGLITLKPGVGIKATVKDITSKKVEVVELEAAQLPRSLDDLDGAVINGNYAQEAKLTPKDALIAEDANSEAAETFGNVLAVRKGDENREEIKKLSEALKSEEIKKFINEKYNGAVVPLN
- a CDS encoding FTR1 family iron permease, translated to MVKRFSLIVVIVTLLTFVFTFPSFAENPIGEYQNLLKSLYQEAKEGEWGEAQELASKLQTFFENEEKEIKELSPKLYEESEEYLPKIIKYASKKDFEELSEYYEKLTGAFPSSEKKEGFAGLFDSALIILREGFEAFLIIGALWAFLQKAGQENLKGSLILGAVTGVAGSIAVAFFLLSAAGKALPPAALEGLSSIIAAALLFYVSFWLLSKASTHRWEEFIKNTANQALIRKSYWSFFGVSFLAVFREGFETVLFYTALYHQVSPSGFWSGLISGALGLVVLVFAIVKLGVKIPLRPFFLATGILLYYLTIKFAGYGVHELAEIGWISETKLGNFSLSLLGFYPTLENLIVQGILLVIGIYGIGKILTNPPQAT
- a CDS encoding Hsp20/alpha crystallin family protein, whose product is MLMRFDPFKEIFDLNRWFAEAFTPINRSLSLPRVDILDNGDELLVKAELPGIEDKNQIELYVQNDYLIIKGQVQDETEAKTDRYYRKERFTGSFERVVYLPVEVEPAKATAEYKNGILNIKLKKAQGNPQGFKVDIN
- a CDS encoding MFS transporter, coding for MNYNYNKIRYAIAFGHFWIDFYANVLASTMYLLARDLHLSLTRQGILVAVVSFAGSVMQPYLGYLVDKKGKSTHLLFSLLLMGLLTTATGLFQNFYPVLILFTLGALGSALYHPLGSVLTTSISEKKNTAVSFYVTWGNIGYSIAPVILVPVVEALGRKGLLLFSLPMFLALIFLYLSKSHQLPLPHEERKETLPSFRATIKSAFTGLLLLNLIVWGRAWIQVALGNYSIQYFLHQGLSANQSSILLSAYLLAGTAGVVAGGFVSEKHGERFTLLATFLLSGATLIMMFFTPPPFSYLGMLITGFLLNMSFPATIVMGQNLIPENAGMVSGMMMGLAFGLGGMGAMLTGTVADYTSLAFSLKLLVVIPFIISALTLVYFQKISLPKPKIK
- a CDS encoding DegV family protein gives rise to the protein MRKFKIFTDSTLDLPEEILNEEGIEIIPLSVHFPDGKSYLDRLEISAKEFLARMKEYVELPKTSQPSPHHFLEAFKNAVHQLENVGEVVFLGVSSRLSGTFQTAKMAAEMVSKKITVIDSKTGSLGLGILALKVAEWLKEGINREELLHRIEKFKEEHRLFFTVETMENLVKGGRISRMKEKVANFLNIKPIFHRTPEGEIAHLENVRGRKRAIQRLIELAEQHGKDFEQKIVGITHAGALEEALLLKEKLLERLKPKKIILSELSPALATHGGEGTLLVTY
- a CDS encoding Hsp20/alpha crystallin family protein, producing the protein MLIPFDPWREMLNFKNQMERFFERGDFLEPFNPARLFSPRVEIFEEGADVVVRAEIPGLNAKEDLEVIVEPESLTLRGEIRDERERKQERFYRSERYYGKFSRTIALPAEVEPDHARASYQNGILEVRMKKSGKNNPRARRIEIQ